From a single Solanum dulcamara chromosome 4, daSolDulc1.2, whole genome shotgun sequence genomic region:
- the LOC129885427 gene encoding SUMO-activating enzyme subunit 2 isoform X1, with amino-acid sequence MASEEQLSVIKGAKVLMVGAGGIGCELLKTLALSGFEDIHIIDMDTIEVSNLNRQFLFRQKHVGQSKAKVAREAVLKFRPHIKITPYHANVKDPEFNVDFFKQFSVVLNGLDNLDARRHVNRLCLASGVPLVESGTTGFLGQVTVHVKGKTECYECQPKPSPKTYPVCTITSTPTKFVHCIVWAKDLLFAKLFGNKNQENDLNVRSTDASSSSEHTEDVFERRADEDVEQYGRRIYDHVFGYNIEVALRNEETWKNRHKPRPVYTRDVLPPRPVEQNGNKDKASNTGDPSSVSAMVSLGLKNPQDLWSLRENSEVFLESLRLFFLKREKEIGQLGFDKDDQLAVEFVTSAANIRAASFGIPLHSLFEAKGIAGNIVHAVATTNAIIAGLIVLEAMKVLQNDVKSYRMTYCLEHPSRKMLLMPVEPFEPNKFCYVCSETPLTLEIDTHRSKLRDFVEKIVKAKLGMSLPLIMHGVALLYEVGDDLEEDEVANYAANLDKVLSELPSPVTGGTILTVEDLQQELKCSINIKHREEFDEEKEPDGMILSGWTPALATEKNKTSDNGPSSSNASETAPLEPEDDDEIEIILKDPEILAAGKKRKSSDVSLAACSEISSATGEMLTKSKVEEDDSHSDIVTVDGNLDTTKKKRVQ; translated from the exons ATTGATATGGATACAATAGAAGTCAGTAACTTAAATAGGCAATTCCTGTTTCGACAAAAACATGTTGGACAATCTAAGGCTAAA GTTGCTAGAGAGGCTGTCCTAAAATTTAGGCCTCATATTAAAATTACTCCATACCATGCAAATGTAAAAGATCCAGAATTCAATGTGGATTTTTTCAAGCAATTCAGTGTTGTACTTAATGGACTTGACAATCTAGATGCTAGGCGACATGTGAATCGCCTTTGTTTGGCATCCGGTGTCCCATTAGTTGAAAGTGGGACTACCGGTTTCCTTGGCCAG GTCACGGTACATGTGAAGGGTAAAACAGAATGTTATGAATGTCAGCCTAAACCATCTCCAAAAACTTACCCTGTCTGTACAATTACAAGTACTCCAACAAAG TTTGTTCATTGCATCGTATGGGCAAAAGATCTACTGTTTGCAAAGCTTTTTGGGAACAAGAATCAGGAAAATGATCTTAATGTGCGTTCTACTGATGCTTCGAGCTCATCAGAACATACAGAGGATGTTTTTGAGCGTAGAGCTGATGAAGATGTTGAGCAGTATGGGAGGAGAATATATGATCATGTTTTTGGTTACAACATCGAAGTAGCATTACGTAATGAAGAGACGTGGAAGAACCGTCACAAGCCTAGGCCTGTATACACCAGGGATGTATTGCCACCACGACCAGTTGAACAGAATGGTAACAAGGATAAAGCTTCAAACACTGGTGACCCCTCTTCAGTATCTGCAATGGTATCTCTGGGCCTTAAAAATCCTCAGGATTTGTGGAGTCTAAGGGAAAATTCTGAAGTATTTCTCGAGTCATTAAGGCTCTTTTTCCTGAAAAGAGAGAAG GAAATTGGCCAGTTGGGTTTTGATAAGGACGACCAGTTGGCTGTAGAGTTTGTGACTTCTGCAGCTAACATTCGTGCCGCTTCTTTTGGGATTCCGTTACATAGCCTTTTTGAAGCTAAAGGTATTGCTGGCAATATCGTTCATGCCGTTGCAACAACAAATGCCATCATTGCAGGCTTGATTGTTCTTGAGGCAATGAAGGTGTTGCAAAATGATGTAAAAAGCTACAG GATGACGTATTGCCTTGAACATCCCTCAAGAAAGATGCTTCTCATGCCAGTGGAGCCCTTTGAGCCAAACAAGTTTTGTTATGTTTGTTCCGAG ACACCTTTAACGCTTGAGATTGATACTCACCGTTCGAAGTTGAGGGATTTTGTTGAGAAGATTGTTAAAGCAAAACTTGGCATGAGCCTCCCATTGATCATGCATGGGGTGGCACTTCTTTATGAGGTGGGTGATGATCTTGAGGAAGACGAGGTTGCAAATTATGCAGCAAACCTTGACAAG GTGCTATCTGAGCTTCCTTCTCCGGTTACTGGTGGTACAATTCTCACAGTTGAGGATCTTCAGCAAGAGCTGAAATGCAGCATCAATATTAAGCACAG AGAGGAGTTCGATGAGGAGAAAGAACCTGATGGAATGATTCTCTCAGGATGGACACCAGCTCTTGCAACAGAAAAGAACAAGACATCGGACAATGGCCCGAGCTCGTCCAATGCATCTGAGACAGCTCCGCTGGAGCCGGAGGATGATGATGAGATAGAAATTATTCTCAAAGACCCTGAAATTCTTGCTGCTGGGAAGAAAAGAAAGTCGTCTGATGTTTCACTTGCTGCCTGTTCAGAGATATCCAGTGCCACTGGTGAAATGCTGACTAAAAGCAAGGTGGAAGAGGATGATAGTCATAGTGATATTGTCACGGTTGATGGAAATTTAGACACCACCAAGAAAAAGAGGGTGCAATAA
- the LOC129885427 gene encoding SUMO-activating enzyme subunit 2 isoform X2 — MDTIEVSNLNRQFLFRQKHVGQSKAKVAREAVLKFRPHIKITPYHANVKDPEFNVDFFKQFSVVLNGLDNLDARRHVNRLCLASGVPLVESGTTGFLGQVTVHVKGKTECYECQPKPSPKTYPVCTITSTPTKFVHCIVWAKDLLFAKLFGNKNQENDLNVRSTDASSSSEHTEDVFERRADEDVEQYGRRIYDHVFGYNIEVALRNEETWKNRHKPRPVYTRDVLPPRPVEQNGNKDKASNTGDPSSVSAMVSLGLKNPQDLWSLRENSEVFLESLRLFFLKREKEIGQLGFDKDDQLAVEFVTSAANIRAASFGIPLHSLFEAKGIAGNIVHAVATTNAIIAGLIVLEAMKVLQNDVKSYRMTYCLEHPSRKMLLMPVEPFEPNKFCYVCSETPLTLEIDTHRSKLRDFVEKIVKAKLGMSLPLIMHGVALLYEVGDDLEEDEVANYAANLDKVLSELPSPVTGGTILTVEDLQQELKCSINIKHREEFDEEKEPDGMILSGWTPALATEKNKTSDNGPSSSNASETAPLEPEDDDEIEIILKDPEILAAGKKRKSSDVSLAACSEISSATGEMLTKSKVEEDDSHSDIVTVDGNLDTTKKKRVQ, encoded by the exons ATGGATACAATAGAAGTCAGTAACTTAAATAGGCAATTCCTGTTTCGACAAAAACATGTTGGACAATCTAAGGCTAAA GTTGCTAGAGAGGCTGTCCTAAAATTTAGGCCTCATATTAAAATTACTCCATACCATGCAAATGTAAAAGATCCAGAATTCAATGTGGATTTTTTCAAGCAATTCAGTGTTGTACTTAATGGACTTGACAATCTAGATGCTAGGCGACATGTGAATCGCCTTTGTTTGGCATCCGGTGTCCCATTAGTTGAAAGTGGGACTACCGGTTTCCTTGGCCAG GTCACGGTACATGTGAAGGGTAAAACAGAATGTTATGAATGTCAGCCTAAACCATCTCCAAAAACTTACCCTGTCTGTACAATTACAAGTACTCCAACAAAG TTTGTTCATTGCATCGTATGGGCAAAAGATCTACTGTTTGCAAAGCTTTTTGGGAACAAGAATCAGGAAAATGATCTTAATGTGCGTTCTACTGATGCTTCGAGCTCATCAGAACATACAGAGGATGTTTTTGAGCGTAGAGCTGATGAAGATGTTGAGCAGTATGGGAGGAGAATATATGATCATGTTTTTGGTTACAACATCGAAGTAGCATTACGTAATGAAGAGACGTGGAAGAACCGTCACAAGCCTAGGCCTGTATACACCAGGGATGTATTGCCACCACGACCAGTTGAACAGAATGGTAACAAGGATAAAGCTTCAAACACTGGTGACCCCTCTTCAGTATCTGCAATGGTATCTCTGGGCCTTAAAAATCCTCAGGATTTGTGGAGTCTAAGGGAAAATTCTGAAGTATTTCTCGAGTCATTAAGGCTCTTTTTCCTGAAAAGAGAGAAG GAAATTGGCCAGTTGGGTTTTGATAAGGACGACCAGTTGGCTGTAGAGTTTGTGACTTCTGCAGCTAACATTCGTGCCGCTTCTTTTGGGATTCCGTTACATAGCCTTTTTGAAGCTAAAGGTATTGCTGGCAATATCGTTCATGCCGTTGCAACAACAAATGCCATCATTGCAGGCTTGATTGTTCTTGAGGCAATGAAGGTGTTGCAAAATGATGTAAAAAGCTACAG GATGACGTATTGCCTTGAACATCCCTCAAGAAAGATGCTTCTCATGCCAGTGGAGCCCTTTGAGCCAAACAAGTTTTGTTATGTTTGTTCCGAG ACACCTTTAACGCTTGAGATTGATACTCACCGTTCGAAGTTGAGGGATTTTGTTGAGAAGATTGTTAAAGCAAAACTTGGCATGAGCCTCCCATTGATCATGCATGGGGTGGCACTTCTTTATGAGGTGGGTGATGATCTTGAGGAAGACGAGGTTGCAAATTATGCAGCAAACCTTGACAAG GTGCTATCTGAGCTTCCTTCTCCGGTTACTGGTGGTACAATTCTCACAGTTGAGGATCTTCAGCAAGAGCTGAAATGCAGCATCAATATTAAGCACAG AGAGGAGTTCGATGAGGAGAAAGAACCTGATGGAATGATTCTCTCAGGATGGACACCAGCTCTTGCAACAGAAAAGAACAAGACATCGGACAATGGCCCGAGCTCGTCCAATGCATCTGAGACAGCTCCGCTGGAGCCGGAGGATGATGATGAGATAGAAATTATTCTCAAAGACCCTGAAATTCTTGCTGCTGGGAAGAAAAGAAAGTCGTCTGATGTTTCACTTGCTGCCTGTTCAGAGATATCCAGTGCCACTGGTGAAATGCTGACTAAAAGCAAGGTGGAAGAGGATGATAGTCATAGTGATATTGTCACGGTTGATGGAAATTTAGACACCACCAAGAAAAAGAGGGTGCAATAA
- the LOC129887476 gene encoding probable receptor-like protein kinase At4g39110, which translates to MPRGSLRPPPPRPFISLPSSTIMANILVAFVCLIVIGPSSVIPVSAQSDSTAPAKSFPAFTPSDNYLINCGSTSPTTLPGNRVFQSDQTTAKYLAYSGRDIQISATDNKNVPAPMYLSAKIFDSEATYTFHVTSPGLHWIRLYFNPLQNNEFNLQTAKFSVSVDTLVLLRDYQMEKNEPISKEFLVNVATERYAIKFAPSQGSIAFVNAIEFVTAPGKLLDYSVPLLFPVSQKFDLTSSNFETTYRLNVGGSYLDATNDTLGRSWLSDAPFRNSATGQAVSIQPSVIQYPTAGGSPLIAPPTVYSSAVKMADSENNIPSFNISWTMDIDTSYSYLIRLHFCDIISKSLNELYFNVYINDKMAISGLDLSSLTQRLATAFYKDFVIDSSSASNPLSVKVSPVNDVQGFKNAILNGLEVFRMNNSLGSLDGEYGVDGKKSSGPSKTVAYVGFAMMFGAFVGLGAIVFKWQKRPQDWQKRNSFSSWLLPLHAGDTSFMAANKASLSRKSQFFSSNMGLGRYFSFAELSDATNNWDSTAIIGVGGFGNVYYGEIDDGTKVAVKRGNPQSEQGINEFQTEIQMLSKLRHRHLVSLIGYCDENTEMILVYEFMQNGPFRDHLYGKNFPPLTWKQRLEICIGSARGLHYLHTGASTAIIHRDVKTTNILLDENLVAKMADFGLSKDCLANETHVSTAVKGSFGYLDPEYFRKQQLTDKSDVYSFGVVLLEALCARPAINPALPREQVNLAEWGMQWKKKGLLDKIIDPTLVGQINLESMKKFAEAAEKCLAECGADRPTMGDVLWNLEYALQLQEASLQGKTEEENKASSAPASPAIVAPTPAPVPAPSTPDNRPVSSPEQTRNPAELQTIDDHSGTAMFAQFTELNGR; encoded by the coding sequence ATGCCAAGAGGATCACTACGACCTCCACCACCACGACCCTTTATTTCATTACCATCGTCTACAATAATGGCTAATATCCTCGTGGCATTTGTTTGCCTCATTGTCATCGGCCCCTCGAGTGTAATTCCAGTTTCTGCACAATCAGATTCTACTGCCCCTGCAAAATCTTTTCCAGCATTCACACCTTCAGATAACTACCTTattaattgtggatccacttcTCCAACTACTCTTCCAGGAAATCGCGTGTTTCAATCAGATCAAACCACAGCTAAATATTTAGCCTATAGCGGACGTGACATTCAGATTTCTGCAACTGATAATAAAAATGTACCTGCACCGATGTACCTCAGCGCGAAAATTTTCGATAGTGAAGCTACTTATACATTTCATGTGACCAGTCCTGGCTTGCATTGGATCCGTCTTTATTTTAACCCTTTACAAAACAATGAATTTAATCTCCAAACCGCTAAATTCTCTGTTTCAGTTGATACATTAGTTCTCCTCCGTGACTACCAAATGGAGAAAAATGAACCAATTTCGAAAGAGTTTCTTGTAAATGTCGCAACAGAGCGTTATGCCATCAAATTTGCGCCTTCCCAAGGCTCAATTGCATTTGTAAATGCCATTGAGTTTGTTACTGCACCAGGCAAATTACTTGACTATTCTGTCCCTCTCCTTTTCCCTGTCTCGCAAAAATTTGATCTTACAAGTAGTAATTTCGAAACAACCTATAGGCTTAATGTTGGAGGTTCATACCTTGATGCAACAAATGACACTTTAGGGAGAAGTTGGTTATCTGATGCACCATTCCGTAATAGTGCCACAGGACAGGCGGTGTCTATTCAACCTTCTGTGATTCAATATCCAACGGCAGGAGGGTCGCCTTTAATTGCTCCTCCAACAGTTTACAGTTCTGCAGTAAAAATGGCTGATTCAGAAAATAACATTCCCAGTTTCAACATATCATGGACGATGGATATTGATACCTCATATTCATACCTCATTCGCCTTCATTTCTGTGATATCATCAGCAAATCGCTCAATGAACTATATTTCAACGTGTACATTAATGATAAGATGGCAATTTCCGGGCTAGACTTGTCATCTTTGACACAGCGGTTGGCCACAGCTTTTTACAAGGACTTTGTGATAGATTCCTCTTCAGCATCTAATCCTCTTAGTGTAAAGGTTTCACCGGTGAACGATGTCCAAGGATTCAAGAATGCAATCTTGAATGGTCTTGAGGTTTTTCGGATGAATAATTCTTTGGGTAGTCTTGATGGGGAATATGGTGTTGATGGAAAGAAGAGTAGTGGCCCAAGCAAAACAGTGGCTTATGTTGGTTTTGCTATGATGTTCGGAGCGTTTGTGGGATTGGGTGCTATAGTTTTCAAGTGGCAAAAGAGGCCTCAGGATTGGCAAAAAAGGAACAGTTTCTCCTCTTGGTTGCTTCCACTTCATGCTGGAGATACAAGCTTTATGGCGGCAAACAAGGCTTCATTGTCGCGCAAGAGCCAATTTTTCTCTTCAAATATGGGGCTAGGCCGATACTTTTCATTTGCAGAGTTGTCAGACGCCACCAACAATTGGGATTCGACTGCCATAATTGGTGTTGGTGGCTTTGGCAATGTCTATTATGGAGAAATAGATGATGGAACAAAAGTAGCTGTCAAGAGAGGCAATCCACAATCTGAGCAAGGTATCAATGAGTTCCAGACTGAAATTCAGATGTTGTCTAAGCTCAGACATCGCCATCTGGTGTCGTTGATTGGTTATTGTGATGAAAACACAGAGATGATATTGGTTTATGAGTTCATGCAAAATGGCCCCTTCAGAGATCATCTCTATGGCAAGAACTTTCCACCTTTGACATGGAAGCAGAGGCTAGAAATCTGCATTGGCTCCGCTCGTGGACTTCATTACCTCCATACAGGTGCATCTACAGCAATTATCCACAGAGATGTCAAAACCACCAACATTCTTCTTGATGAGAACTTAGTCGCTAAAATGGCTGACTTTGGGCTATCAAAAGATTGTCTTGCCAACGAGACTCACGTAAGCACAGCTGTGAAGGGAAGTTTTGGGTACCTCGATCCTGAGTACTTCCGCAAGCAGCAGCTAACAGACAAGTCAGATGTGTACTCTTTTGGAGTGGTACTTTTAGAGGCCTTGTGCGCTCGTCCTGCCATTAATCCAGCACTTCCAAGAGAGCAAGTGAATTTAGCAGAATGGGGAATGCAATGGAAGAAAAAAGGTTTGTTGGACAAGATCATTGATCCTACTCTTGTGGGACAAATTAACCTAGAGTCAATGAAGAAATTTGCTGAAGCAGCAGAAAAGTGTTTGGCAGAATGTGGTGCTGATAGACCTACCATGGGTGATGTGCTGTGGAACTTGGAATATGCTTTGCAACTGCAAGAAGCCTCATTACAAGGGAAGactgaagaagaaaacaaagcaTCTTCTGCCCCAGCCTCTCCTGCTATAGTTGCCCCTACTCCTGCCCCCGTCCCTGCTCCTTCGACTCCTGACAACAGACCAGTTTCTTCACCTGAGCAGACAAGAAATCCTGCTGAACTTCAAACAATTGACGATCATTCAGGAACTGCAATGTTTGCTCAATTTACTGAACTTAACGGGCGATGA
- the LOC129885428 gene encoding 26S proteasome regulatory subunit S10B homolog B codes for MATEEDAVRRRTALADYRKKLLQHKELDARVRTVRENLRATKKEYAKTEDDLKSLQSVGQIIGEVLRPLDNERLIVKASSGPRYVVGCRSKVDKEKLTSGTRVVLDMTTLTIMRALPREVDPVVYNMLHEDPGNISYSAVGGLSDQIRELRESIELPLMNPELFIRVGIKPPKGVLLYGPPGTGKTLLARAIASNIDANFLKVVSSAIIDKYIGESARLIREMFNYARDHQPCIIFMDEIDAIGGRRFSEGTSADREIQRTLMELLNQLDGFDQLGKVKMIMATNRPDVLDPALLRPGRLDRKIEIPLPNEQSRMEILKIHAAGIAKHGEIDYEAAIKLAEGFNGADMRNVCTEAGMFAIRAERDYVIHEDFMKAVRKLNEAKKLESSAHYSADFGKE; via the exons ATGGCGACCGAAGAAGACGCCGTCCGACGCCGTACAGCACTCGCCGATTATCGGAAAAAGCTCCTTCAGCACAAGGAGCTTGATGCTCGGGTTCGGACAG TGAGAGAGAACTTACGGGCTACCAAAAAGGAATATGCTAAAACAGAAGATGATTTGAAGTCACTTCAGAGTGTTGGACAGATCATAGGAGAAGTGCTCCGACCTCTAGATAATGAGCGTT TGATAGTAAAAGCTAGCAGCGGTCCGAGGTATGTGGTTGGCTGTCGCAGTAAAGTGGACAAGGAAAAACTGACTTCAGGCACAAGAGTGGTTCTTGATATGACAACACTTACAATCATGCGAGCACTCCCCCGTGAA GTTGATCCTGTTGTATACAACATGCTTCATGAAGATCCTGGCAACATCAGTTACTCTGCCGTAGGTGGACTGTCAGATCAGATCAGGGAGCTGAGAGAATCCATTGAGTTACCTCTAATGAACCCAGAGCTTTTCATCCGGGTTGGGATTAAGCCTCCAAAG GGTGTTCTTCTTTATGGGCCACCTGGAACGGGCAAGACATTGTTAGCCAGGGCAATCGCTAGCAACATAGATGCCAACttcttaaag GTTGTATCCAGTGCCATTATTGATAAGTACATTGGCGAGAGTGCAAGATTAATTCGGGAAATGTTCAATTATGCTCGTGATCACCAA CCCTGCATCATTTTCATGGATGAGATAGATGCAATTGGTGGACGTCGTTTTAGCGAGGGAACCAGTGCAGACCGTGAAATCCAAAGAACGCTCATGGAGTTGCTCAATCAGTTGGATGGGTTTGACCAGCTTGGAAAG GTAAAAATGATTATGGCAACAAATAGACCCGATGTTTTGGACCCAGCGCTTCTACGTCCTGGTCGGTTAGATAGAAAGATAGAAATACCCTTGCCTAATGAACAATCAAGAATGGAAATCCTCAAGATCCATGCTGCTGGGATTGCCAAACATGGTGAAATTGATTATGAGGCTGCTATTAAGCTTGCTGAG GGTTTTAATGGGGCTGATATGCGGAATGTTTGCACTGAAGCTGGTATGTTTGCAATTCGTGCAGAGCGTGATTATGTCATTCATGAGGATTTCATGAAG GCTGTAAGGAAACTGAATGAAGCAAAGAAACTTGAATCAAGTGCTCACTACAGTGCTGATTTTGGTAAGGAATAA
- the LOC129885429 gene encoding bifunctional phosphatase IMPL2, chloroplastic, which translates to MTSLLLLTFNFPPDLFSRESIFSQILNNILQMQMQMLSQSHFHSLNRGNFFRLSGFNSQRIFSDSLAFPYSGINSFPISHGIKLPSLRMGSNCVLPNQTQIADLVFEDSEIDKFAAVSNKIADAAGEVIRKYFRKSFDILDKEDLSPVTIADQAAEESMVKIIQENFPSHAIYGEEKGWRFLEETAEYVWVLDPIDGTKSFITGKPVFGTLIALLYKGKPILGIIDQPVLRERWIGLSGRRTTLNGQEISTRNCSSISKAYMYTTSPHLFEGDAEIAFARVRSKVKVPLYGCDCYAYALLASGFVDLVIESGLKPYDFLSLVPVIEGAGGTITDWKGQQFNWKASAGSPAISFNVVAAGDKQVHQQALDTLQWH; encoded by the exons ATGACATCACTGCTCCTTCTCACTTTCAATTTCCCACCTGATCTTTTCTCTCGTGAATCCATCTTTTCCCAAATATTAAACAATATCCTCCAAATGCAGATGCAAATGCTTTCTCAATCTCATTTTCATTCTCTAAATCGCGGCAACTTTTTTCGTCTTTCCGGCTTTAATAGCCAGAGAATCTTCTCCGATTCGCTTGCTTTTCCATATTCCGGTATCAATTCGTTCCCGATCTCACACGGAATCAAATTGCCGTCGCTTAGGATGGGTTCGAATTGTGTGCTTCCTAATCAAACGCAAATCGCTGATTTAGTATTTGAGGACTCTGAGATCGACAAATTCGCCGCTGTTAGTAACAAAATTGCTGATGCTGCTGGTGAAGTTATCCGCAAATACTTCCGGAAAAGCTTCGATATTCTCGATAAAGAAGATTTAA GTCCGGTGACAATTGCTGATCAAGCGGCGGAGGAATCCATGGTGAAGataattcaagagaatttcccTTCCCATGCAAT TTATGGAGAGGAGAAGGGATGGAGGTTTCTAGAGGAAACTGCAGAGTATGTTTGGGTTTTAGATCCAATAGATGGGACAAAGAGTTTCATTACAG GGAAACCTGTGTTTGGCACTCTTATTGCTCTGTTGTACAAAGGTAAACCG ATTCTTGGCATTATTGACCAGCCTGTACTGAGAGAGAGGTGGATTGGTTTAAGTGGGCGACGAACTACCTTGAATGGGCAAGAAATCTCCACACGCAATTGTTCAAGTATTTCAAAAGCCTACAT GTACACTACTAGCCCACATTTGTTCGAAGGGGACGCTGAGATTGCCTTTGCTCGTGTTAGAAGCAAG GTGAAAGTTCCATTGTATGGATGTGATTGCTATGCTTATGCCCTATTGGCTTCTGGATTTGTGGATCTTGTAATAGAGTCTGGTCTTAAG cCGTACGACTTCCTCTCACTTGTACCAGTAATAGAAGGTGCTGGAGGAACAATAACCGACTGGAAAGGACAACAATTTAATTGGAAAGCTTCTGCTGGTTCACCAGCCATAA GTTTTAATGTAGTTGCAGCAGGTGATAAACAAGTTCATCAACAAGCTTTGGATACATTGCAGTGGCACTAG
- the LOC129884471 gene encoding late embryogenesis abundant protein yields the protein MADLRDEHGNPIQLTDQYGHPVKLTDEYGNPMHLTGVATTAGSTAPTIYPTSTGASSVGEKLPQTASYGAPTIGEKLPHTAGLGAGAPTIGEKLHHTAGLGAGSGAPTVGEKSHLTTGAGTGLGVGAGTIGEKLHPKTPQSERQQHKEHHRSSSSSSSSSEDDGQGGRRKKKGLKEKIKEKLTGGKHKDEEPYKHGIGTGTTTTTTTTSAMSSSTAPEHEKKSMMEKIKEKLPGHHNHH from the exons ATGGCGGACTTACGTGATGAACATGGAAATCCAATTCAGCTGACTGATCAATACGGGCATCCAGTGAAGCTGACCGATGAGTACGGCAACCCTATGCACCTTACTGGGGTTGCTACCACTGCCGGCTCTACTGCTCCAACGATTTATCCTACCAGCACTGGTGCTTCGTCAGTTGGTGAAAAATTGCCACAAACGGCTAGTTATGGTGCTCCAACTATTGGTGAAAAGTTGCCACACACTGCTGGCTTAGGTGCTGGTGCTCCTACAATTGGTGAAAAATTGCACCACACAGCTGGCTTAGGTGCTGGTTCTGGTGCTCCTACAGTTGGTGAAAAATCCCACCTCACAACTGGTGCTGGCACCGGCTTAGGTGTTGGTGCTGGGACAATTGGAGAAAAGTTGCACCCGAAAACACCACAATCGGAGCGACAGCAACACAAGGAGCATCACCGCTCCAGCAGTTCAAGTTCTAGCTCG TCAGAGGATGACGGACAAGGtgggaggaggaagaagaaaggGCTGAAAGAGAAGATAAAGGAGAAATTAACAGGTGGGAAGCACAAGGATGAGGAACCATACAAACACGGTATTGGAACTGGAACGACGACGACTACAACGACTACAAGTGCGATGTCGAGTAGTACTGCTCCAGAGCATGAGAAGAAGAGTATGATGGAGAAGATCAAGGAGAAGTTACCCGGTCATCACAATCATCACTAG
- the LOC129885430 gene encoding uncharacterized protein LOC129885430, whose amino-acid sequence MGSACCVASRDRAVINGSTSETLQSNVRYSPSWSFRWDNRGRVAGEETSVNWSSDGVGGNDRLGFKSGTTVETLYASEEGSPLDSFRSLALQKSPASDCNTGNSTRPLSDPSVVRNSTEVKESFESSAVPCPSPLKLFPSDPSVSSLSTSPLSTKSQLLPSNSIPLLQYSSGHQLGRRVSDSHISGIKSPTFSISEESSSFMLPGWSNESTRGSNGGSSDGWSIPAFSDLLVNPRRDRWSFDSESMGFHRDKVSRASGRSSGSPSIDLQTCGICTKLLTERVSWSSNELAVVSVLICGHVFHAECLESMTPEINKYDPACPVCTFGEKQALKMSEKALKSQMDLKARKRFRNRVVDSDFSGNLALFDRQKSSGHGGRRLKMSSSSSMKSSSGKPFLLRHFSFGSKGSKSFSESPSTRKKGFFWTRSSKGVTLGG is encoded by the exons ATGGGTTCAGCTTGTTGTGTTGCTTCTAGAGATAGAGCGGTTATAAATGGATCAACCAGTGAAACTTTACAGAGCAATGTTCGATACTCGCCTTCATGGAGCTTTCGTTGGGATAATCGGGGACGTGTAGCTGGCGAGGAGACATCAGTCAATTGGTCTTCTGATGGAGTTGGTGGAAATGATAGATTAGGGTTTAAATCTGGAACAACTGTAGAAACCCTTTATGCATCTGAAGAGGGTAGTCCATTGGATAGTTTTCGATCACTTGCATTGCAGAAGTCACCGGCTTCTGATTGCAACACGGGGAACTCGACGCGTCCTCTATCTG ATCCATCGGTTGTGAGAAATTCCACAGAG GTCAAAGAATCATTTGAGTCATCAGCAGTTCCATGCCCCTCTCCTTTAAAGCTGTTTCCATCAGATCCCTCTGTTTCATCATTATCTACATCTCCTTTATCAACAAAAAGTCAGTTGCTTCCTTCCAATTCTATTCCTTTGCTTCAATATTCTTCTGGCCACCAGCTGGGACGACGTGTTTCTGATAGTCATATATCCGGGATAAAGTCACCTACATTCTCAATTTCTGAAGAATCGTCATCCTTCATGCTCCCTGGTTGGAGTAATGAATCAACCAGGGGCTCAAATGGTGGATCTTCAGATGGATGGTCTATTCCTGCCTTCTCTGACCTGCTTGTGAATCCTCGTAGAGATAGGTGGTCATTTGATAGTGAATCCATGGGTTTCCATCGTGACAAGGTGAGCAGAGCTAGTGGCCGGAGTTCTGGTTCACCTTCTATAGATCTCCAAACGTGTGGCATTTGTACAAAGCTGTTAACAGAGAGAGTCTCATGGTcctcaaatgaacttgctgttGTTTCTGTACTTATTTGTGGCCACGTTTTCCATGCCGAGTGTTTGGAGAGTATGACGCCAGAAATCAACAAGTATGACCCAGCTTGTCCTGTTTGTACTTTTGGGGAGAAGCAGGCATTGAAGATGTCGGAAAAAGCATTGAAAAGTCAGATGGACTTGAAAGCTCGAAAGAGATTCAGGAATCGGGTTGTTGACAGTGATTTTAGTGGCAATCTTGCTCTATTTGATCGACAGAAAAGTAGTGGTCATGGTGGAAGGCGTCTCAAGATGAGCTCAAGTTCCAGCATGAAGAGCTCTTCAGGAAAGCCCTTCTTGCTGCGTCATTTTTCATTTGGTTCAAAGGGGTCAAAATCCTTTTCCGAGAGCCCTTCTACTAGGAAAAAGGGGTTTTTCTGGACAAGATCGAGCAAAGGAGTAACGCTTGGTGGATGA